CTTGCTGTCTTTGGATGGAGTATCCTGGGGAGTGCGGCCTTGATGAATATTATTGCTGATTCTCTTGCCGTTGTTTTTCCAGTTTTTTCGAATCCCTGGATCAGAGGTGTATTTTACTTTGTTCTCCTGGCTTTCCTGGTAATCACAAACATTCGAGGGGCAAAACAGGGGGTAGCCTTGATCAAATGGATCACGGTGATAAAAGTGTTGCCCTTACTGGGGATCGGATTCTTTGGTCTAAGCCTGATCATTCCGGAGAATCTGCAATGGGAACACTTACCTTCTTTAAAGTCGTTCAGCAACACCACGCTCATTCTGTTTTTTGCTTTTGCGGGCTTCGAAACGGCATTAGGGGCCAGTGGAGAGATTAAAAACCCAAAGCGAACCATCCCGCTCGGGATAATGATTGGTGGGGCAACGGTTCTATTGATTTATTTACTATTGCAAACGGTAACCCAAGGGATTTTGGGACCCCAGATAGAAGTTTTTAAGAATGCACCTCTTGCCGCAGTCGCAGAACGACTAATGGGGACGATGGGGGGCACTCTGCTTTTGATCGCAGCGGCAATTTCGTGTTATGGTGCAGTCAGTACAGATGTTATGAGTACGCCCCGCGTATTATTTGCTGGAGCCAGAGACGGACTTTTTCCCAAATTCCTGGGGAAGGTCCACCCAAAATTTGCCACCCCGTACTGGTCGATCATCTTTTTTACCGGCTTAATTTTTCTCTTTTCCATTTCCGGCGGATTTGAGCAACTGGCCATTCTTGCCAGTGCTGCGATACTGTTGATCTACCTGCTGGTAATCCTGGCGACTATCCGGATGCGGAGAAAAAAATCCGAAATATCGGAAAAGACCTTTAAGGTTCCGGGCGGATGGACAATTCCCATGATCGGTATTGCCTCTATACTGTGGCTACTCAGTAGTTTGACATCCTGGGAGTTTTTGTCAATAGCCATTTTCCTTTTGATTATTTGTGCAATTTATTTCGGGGCAAGATGGTTAAAGAATAAAAAAGTAAAAGAGTGATCGAATTTAAAAGCCTTAAGATAAGGTCTATTGTATTTCTACTTGTAGTATTCATTACCTATGTCGGGCTTTATGGCCAGGATGCTGCTACTACTAATTCGCCTTCCGAACCGGTTAAGGTATTATTTGTGGGTAACAGTCTTGTTTACACTAACAATCTGCCCGACCTGGTCCAAAAAGAAGCGCTGAGTAAAGGAATTGACATGGATTGTGAAATGATCGCCTTCCCCAACTACGCCATAATTGATCATTGGAAGGACGGAATGGTGCAAAAATTGATTTCCGAAAAGGCGTATGACTTTGTAATCCTTCAACAGGGACCTTCTTCTCAAAAGGAAGGCAGGAGAATGCTCATAGAGGACGGTAAAAAGTACCGCGAGCTCTGTGAGAAGTACAATGCACAACTCTGCTATTTTATGGTTTGGCCTTCGCTGGCGTATTTCGAAACTTTTGATGGAGTGATACAGAATTATCGGGATGCTGCCTCAATAAATAACGCCATCATACTCCCGGTTGGGGAAGTGTGGAAAGATTATATTGAACAGACTAAGAAGTTCGACTATTACGGACGTGATCAGTTTCATCCTTCAACCCTCGGCAGTACTGTTGCCGCTAAAGTTATCGTGAAACACTTAATCCCGCCGAAATAACGAAACTGTGCGGATAGGCAGAAGCGACTTTGGGGCATTTTTTGCGCGATTCTTCGTCTAACCGATTCTTACTTAGTACCTTTGCCGCTTTAAATTTTTAACCCTAGAAAACAGGAAAATGGGAAAAGTAAAAGATAATGATACCATTAGAGTTCATTACACAGGAAAATTAAATGACGGGCAGGTTTTTGACAGCTCACTTGAAAGGGATCCATTAGAGGTAACCCTTGGGCAGGGAGCTTTAATCCCCGGTTTTGAAAAAGGGCTGATCGATATGGAAGTTGATGAGAACAAAACCATCACCATTCCAAAAGAAGAAGCCTATGGAGAAGTGAGAAAGGAGTTATTTCAGAAAGTCAATAAAAGTGATCTCCCTGAAGAGATTAAACCTGAAATAGGAATGGGCCTTGTTGCCACAAATCCTGACGGATCTGAACAGCAACTGCGCATCGTAGAAGTAGAGGAAGAGCATATTGTAATTGATGCCAATCACCCTCTCGCCGGACAGGATCTTATTTTCGATCTTACCTTAGTGGAGATTAAATAGTACTCCACATCAATAAAAGATATAAAGCCACAGGCCTGTGAAAATAGGATGTGGCTTTTTTTACGCGAAAGTCTTAGCTGAAAAAAGGCGAAATGCTACTAAAGAACTGGATTTTAGGGAACTAAATAGACTCAACAGGTTCAACAACCCTTGTGTCAACACGATGTTTGGGCTGTTCTGGTCTTTGTTTTTTCTGCTGCTTTGCCTTTTGCATTTGTTTGCGTTCCCAGGCAGTGGGACTGCCAAACATGATTGACCAACTCTTCTGTGGACGTTTCCACATATCCCTGAGTAAGTCGCCCCAGGCGTGAAATACCAAATAGACTGGATTAAATGAGTCTACAGGCTTGGTAATACCGTAGATAGCCTGCTCCTTTTCTTCTTTAAAGGTGCCAAACATTCGGTCCCAGATGATCAGGGTAGACCCGAAATTCTTATCGATATAATCCTCATTTACTGCGTGATGAACTCTATGGTGTGAAGGTGTCACAAAGATATATTCGATGGGAGCGGGTAGTTTTCGTATTAATTCTGTATGAATCCAGAATTGATATAAGATTTCCATCTGATGTATGATGATGAAGACTACAGGGTCGAAACTCATCATAAATACGGGCACAAAAAATATCAGCTTCAGGTTCTGCACCCAGGACAAACGAAAGGAAGTGGAAAAGTTATAGTATTTAGAACTGTGGTGAACCACATGGGTAGACCACCAAAAACGCTGCATATGTGATATACGGTGCGACCAGTAGCGCACAAAATCGAGGGCGATAAAACACACAATATAAGACCACCAGGTGTGTGGGATGGTCCAGGGCGTGAGATTATAGCAGATCACAACAATATAGAAGATCCCAACCTTGGTTAGGGCATTTACAAACAGGTTTCCAAAACCTATGGCTGAGGAGGCTAAGAAATCTTTCCCGTGATAAAGATCTTTCTTTTGCCTGTACGACAGGAAATACTCCAGAGCTACCAAGCCGAACATGATTGGAGCAGCTATCCAGATAATCGTGTTAAAATCTAATTGAAGCAGGCCTTCTAAGGTAAGCTGTTTATTTTCGATGGGATTCTTGTAGTTTCCTACAAAGCTATCATAAAAATAGTTATTAATGCAGTGACAAGGGTAAATAAATGGGTATTCGGGGCTCTCTATGACCAAAAGTCGCTTAATTACAGATCTAATTACTGAATATGGCCAAACGGTCTATACGCCTGATCAACAATAAGAAAGGCGGCCGACTAGCCTTGAATATGGGGATATAAATCCTGAATACCTCAACGATAAACTTAGCTAAATAGAACAATTGAAAAAGGGGAGTCTTATCGCCATAAGATACTCAGTAAGCTGGATTGGCACGTACTTAAATTGAATTCTATGATTTCCCAAACCTCCGTTTCCAGACAATTTCAGACCTGGAAATAACCAAAATAAGCTTCAGATTGGGGATTATTCAACAAGATTTAATAACTTGAAGAACATCAATCTAAGGTTAGCAATGACAGATACAAGCCACCACGATGAACGAATCGCTAAAATGAAATTCGCTTCAGTTTATCCGCACTATGTCACAAAAGTAGAGAAGAAAGGAAGGACCAAAGAAGAACTGCATGAAGTGATTCGTTGGTTAACGGGCTATAATGAAAGCGATTTGGAAAAAATCCTTCAGGAAGAGGTCACCTTTGAGCAGTTCTTTAGTAAAGCCCAAATCCATCCCAATGCGCATCTGATCAAAGGGGTTATCTGCGGGTACAGGGTAGAAGAGATTACTAATAAAACCACAAGAGAGACAAGGTACCTGGACAAACTCGTGGATGAACTGGCAAAGGGGCGACCTATGGAAAAGATACTGCGAAAGTCCGATTAGTCTGTTAGATCTCTGCTTAGCTTGTCCATTTAATACTATCAACCAAATACCTCAATACTTATGAAATTAGGTGCATTTTCTATCAGTTTGGCCGTAAAAGACATCAAGGCTTCTAAAGCATTTTACGAAAATCTGGGATTCAAACAATTCACAGGTGAAGAGGCAAAGAATTATGTAATTATGAAAAACGAGGACACGCTTATTGGCTTGTTTCAGGGCATGTTTGAGAACAATATCCTGACCTTTAATCCGGGTTGGGATTCGAACGCGGCAACACTAGATGATTTTGACGATGTACGTGATATTCAAAAGAAACTAAAGAGCCGCGGAATACAATTGCATTCAGAAGTTAAGGAAGATACCACAGGGCCCGGCAGTTTTGTGGTGTTAGATCCTGATGGGAATGCTATTTTGATCGATCAGCACATATAGTAATATTTTATCTGATAAAGTAGGAGCCATTTGTACTTGGCTGAACAAGTACATCCTTTATTAGGCCGATTAATTCTTTTAATTTTTAAAACATATAATGCTTAAAAAATAAAGTACGTCTTGCTATTCTTAGCCTTAAGCCACATCTGTGCTTTTGGGCAGAACTATAATTCAATCGGGGAAACGCTCACAGGATCCTGGGATGGTGCATTCATCAAAGGAAACTCATATCAGAAGATCCAGATCGAGTTTAGCCAGAAGGAAGGTAAGGTTTTCGGCCTGCAGATTATGGAAGAATGGCATCCTTCATACGGGGAATTTCAAGTGCCTGTGGAAATTGACAGTATTGGAAAAATAAGGTTAGCAACGGGCTATGGAGAGGCCGAACTGGTTCTGGATGTAAAAAATCTGGAACTTATTGGACAGCTTAAAGATCAAAATCCATCGATCTATCTGCACTTTAAAAAAACAGCAGAAAAGCCAAAACCAGATTTCAGCGTTGAAGAAGTTTCTATTTCGAATGGAGAAATCAGCCTGTCTGGCCATCATCATATTCCAAGTATAAATGTAAAAAAGACAGCAATTATCATAGTGGGAGGCAGAGGTTGTTATGCAGGCAGTACTAAATACAATTTATATGCTAAATTCTTGAGGAAATACGGTATGTCTGTATTGGTATACAATAAGAGGGGTACCGGTCTTTCCTCGGGAGATTGTGGTACGGCAACGATGGAGGATATGGCAAAAGATCTGATTAGTGCAAAACAGTTTCTTGCCAACCATCAGAATGGCTATGAGAAAATTGGAGTGCTCGGAACAAGTGCAGGAGGCTGGACGATGTTAAAAGGGGAGGAGTTAACCGATTTTGATTTTATGATCTCCATTGTGGGTCCTTCTACCTCTGTAAAGGATCAACAGTTGCAGTCTATGGCCTATGGCGCCGATGTTTTTAAACTTTCTCAAACGGCAAAACGCAATGTAGAAGTGTATACCGAGATGATGTTTTCGGCGAAGACATCACAAGGTGATTTCGATAAAATGAATGATCTCCTTCTGCGTGCGGAAAAGGAAAACTGGAAACAACTCCTGGAAGACACTGATATACCCCAGTCAGTTGCGGGGATTGAACAGCTTTGGGTACGGCGACATAATTACGACCCAAAGTCGGTTTTATCTGCTTTTAACAATCCATACCTGGCTATATATGGGGAAAGAGACTGGATAGTTCCTCCCGGGGAAAATATTAGTTTACTCAAGAGCTATTTCGCAGACAGGCCAGATCTTCTCACCGTAGTTGAAGCCTACAATGCTGAGCACGGAATGGAAATGGAGGCCAAATGGATCGATTTAAGTGCCGGCCGGTCCTATTGGCATTTTTATCGCATTTCACCAGAAGTAAGAATTGAAATCGTCGATTTCTTACGTAAACACGAGCTGGTTGATTAGGATTTTAAAATTGCAAAATGAAATATACATGCTCGGTTATTATTGATCTGCCGGCAAACCAACTTGCTGATCTATGGGCTAATCCCGATTTTTTCGATCAGTGGCAGGATGGCTTTAAATCTGTTATTTTATTGGAGGGTGAATCCGGATCGATAGGGGCAAAATCAAAATTGGTCTACGGTCACGAAAAGAAAGATTTAGAATTGATCGAAACGATCATTTTAAATAATCTTCCGGAGAAGAAAATAGCGCTTTATGAACATGTTCAAATGATCAACACCCAGACTACATGCTTTGAAAAATTGACGGATAATTCAACGCGCTTTATATCCGAGGTAGAATACACCCACTTCCGCGGATTTATTCCAAAACTGATGGCAATGGTTTTCCCAGGCGTATTTAAAAAACAAAGTCAGAAATGGATGGATCAATTTAAAATTTTTGCGGAAAAGAAATATAATTCCTCCTGAGTTAAGGACTATAACAGACCCTAATAAAGAATTGTGCAAAACATATGCTACAGTGCATAGACTACTCGAAAAGTAACAAAGCGTGGCTGTATAAAAGTCTCTGAAGTAAATACTGAAAGGTTATTGGCACTGTTTCGCACCTGCGAGTCTATGTCGAGTAGGTTACTTGCCCTGATCTCGTATTCCCATTTCGCATCCCTGTCCTTCCTGTAGGAGAGGGTGGCATCCCAGTTTTGGAATGACTGGGAATTCCCGTTCCCCAGATCTTGATTGGTGTATGTATATTCGGTCCGAAAAGTTACAGACTTCCATATATAAGCGTCAAACTCAACTGAAGGGGCGTTGGTCACAAATTTGGTCTTACCTCCACCCTGATTATTGTTGGTGACACTGTACCGATACCTGAGACTCACATTAGGAGCTACCTTGTAATTTGTTCTAATCCCGGGAGTGTACGTCTGGGTATACCCCTCATTTAAGGATTGCTGTCCCTGAATAAACTGATTGATCTTGCTGTAATTGAAACTGGCATTCAATGTGGTGCGGATTTTTCCGAAAGTGCGTTGGATTCGTCCAAACACATTCACATTTTCATCCGCAAAGTTGGAATTAAAGAAGGTGCTGGTTCTAATAACACTTTCAAAATTTGTAAGACTCCTGATTTGATCAATATTGCTGGTATAGGCCGCTCTGGCAAAGACATTGGTATAATTAAACAAGTTGAAACTGCTATAGAACAGACTCACATTGTGGGAAAGCGCATTTTGCAGGTCGGGCTCTCCAAACTGGATATTGTTAAAGTTGTTTAATACCAGACCCCGTGCAAGTCGGGTTACATCGGTAAACTGATTGCGCATTTCATACCTCAACGTAAGGGCCTCACTCTTTTTAAACTGTATACGGGTTTCAAAGTCGGGTAAGAAGCGAAAGAAATTATCCTCGAATGTTTCCCCAAACTGAGTGTTCTTATTGCCATAGGCATGTACCGAGAATCCGGGTGTAAGGGTGAATTTACCTGTTTTTAGCCTGTAATGGATGCCCAGGTAAAGATCACTAAAATTATACTCTGTATCGTTTGTTGCAAGACCATCGTTAAAATTAGGAGTTGGGTTGAACTCAGAACCGTCCTCCAAGAATTGGAAGATATTGGAATTAAATTCCTGCCTGCTCAGAATTGTTCCCAGTGTGAAATTGAAATTACTTTGAGCGTTCAGGATATGATAATAGTCTAATTTGGCATCCAGTTGATTTGAAAGTACACGCCTGTTTTGTCCCAGATTGTAATTGTTCAAGGAAGTATCGAGTCCCAGTGCCTCTGCAGTATTGTCGAAGGCATCGTCGCCATTGGGGTCATTGACCAAAAGTGCGTTATAGAAGGGATCTTCATCCCTGATCAGGTGCTGAGCTTCCAGGGCAAAAATGTTATTTTCATCAAGAGTGTAATAGTAATTTAAATTCTGGTTTACACTAAAAGGAGTTACTTCGTCTAATTGGGTGGTGTTGCCAATTACAGAAGAAAAAAGATTTTGGTTTTGGGAGTCATTGGATATACGGCCAAGGACATCGTAGTCTAACTGATTATTAAGATCGGGCTGATAGGAAGCACTTAGCTTCAGAAGCCCTTGATTTGAGCGCTCTCTGCTCGATTGCTCTGTGGCTTCATCAGGGATTCCCAGCTCGGGATCTGTATATTGAATAAAACTGCTTTCCCTTGATAATATCCTGCTACTGTTGTAGATGAGAAATCCACTAAGGTCCAGACTTCCGTTAGGGGAATAGCTGAAATTTCCTGTGGCTAACTTGTTTTCAATTTCAAGGGCGTTATTCTGACTCGTTAGAAAATTAAGGCTGTTATCCCCCAGGTTTAAACTGGTACCGCTGCTTCTGCTAGGGGAACGGAAACCTCCGCCGAAGTTGCGGATATCGCGTCTGCTTAAAGCAACTTCTCCCGTATTGTTAAAGTCTCCAATAAAATTAAGGCTGTATTTGGGACTGTAATAAAACAGTTTGGGTTGTAAGAGGTAAAGTTCTTTGTCAGGGGAGGCACCGGCCCCGGCAGTAATATTGCCGAACCAAAAACTCTCTTTCCCTTCCTTGAGTTTAATGTTCATGGCCACATTGTCCTGATTGTTTGCAACACTTCGCAACTGGCCCACTTCTGAGTAGTTCCTCAACACCTGTATTTTATCAACAGCTTTGGAAGGGATGTTCTTTGTGGCTAATTTGGTATCCCCGTCAAAGAAATCTTTTCCATTGACCATAATTTTGTTGACCACTTTTCCCTCAACTTCTACCTGCCCGTCTTCGTTGATTTCAACGCCCGGCAGTTTTTCCAGTACGTCTTCCAGTTTTCTTTCGGTACCATTCTGGAAAGAGTCGGCATTATAGACTACGGTGTCCCCCATGACCCTTACCGGGATTTCTGAAACGACTTCTACTGCATCAAGGGCGTTAGCCAACTCTAAGGTGAAATTTTTGACTATATCAGTAGAAGAAGTGGTAATCACCTCCTTGTAGGTTTTCATACCCACATAGCTGATCTGCAGCTCAAAAGAACCGTTTTCCCCTAAGTCGAGTTTAAACTTACCCTCTTCGTTTGTAATCGCATACGATTCGAGATCTGTGGTTTCCTGATTTATGGCAATGACGTTTGCAAGGTAGAGGGGGCATTAAGGGTGTCTTTAACTACGCCTTGCAGCGTAACCTGTGCGAAAGTGCAGTTGACTATGAGTAACAGCGCATAACGAAGAAAGTCTTTCATGAAGGCATCTGAGCTAGTGGAAGAAAATTAATTTTGGACTTAAAGATTAACGACTTCGCCTTCTGCCCCGGTTGTCCCTCATTTCCTTCATCTTCATGGTAATGGTATTCTTGTAAGCTTCTTTGCTGATTTCTTTACCCTTGTCAGGCGCCTCAATCTTAAGTTTGTTCTTTGGATTCATAATGATCTTAGAACAAAGCATAACGGTATCATCCGCACTTACTTCCAGAATAAGCCCTGGAAGGCCCCAGAATTCTCCTGGGCCATGGGCAACTGGTATTTGAGGGGTATACCATGCTTCAACTACCGTCAGCGCTATTTGTGGTTCATCAGTCTCCCCGTCTTGATCTTCATTCTGTTCTGAATTCCTCAACTGACCCCATGAAAAGTCATACCATGTTAATTGATCGGAAGGAATAGTTGCCATAGCTTTAATACATAAATATTCCCCAATCTTTTTGGTCTCCTTTCCTATCTTCCATTTAATAGCTGGAAGATCATCTTTCACGAGAAACAGTTTTCCATAGAACTCCTGACTCTGAATCAATTGTTTATCGCGGATATTTTTATAAGATTCACCGGGAGAAAAATTCTTACCCCAGGAATCTGTTGCCCCTGACATAGCGTCCAATTTATCCTCCTCATCAAAATAGGACTCTTCTTTGTTAAAATTGAGGACGTAAGTTTTTTCAAGCCTGTTCTTTAACCGCATCTGGATTTGCTTTTTTTGAGCTTCACTCATCCTTGCTCCCCATGAACCAAGTTCTAGTTTGGATTTTTTAAAGTAGTAAGCCTGCCCCTGAAATTCTTGGGCAACAGAGCTGAGAGGAAGGATAAAGAGAGCTGCAATAAAACTGAGCTTTAGAACGGTGGTTGACATTTGTTTAAGTTTTTAAAGATATTGTTTAACAAATATAACATGAGATTAAACAAAAGTGGCAGGATTATTAAAACATTAACATAGTAGTCACTTTTATTGTAATTCATTAAATCATAAAAAAGGTATATAAAAATGCTAAGCCCATTTTTATATGCCATTAATTAATACCGAGTACACTTGCGTTTATGAGAATTTTAAAGAAAAATGTACCTTATGTACCCTTCTTAAAAGGCATGGCACATGGTTGAGCCTTAAAGTATAGCAGTTGCCTGTCTAAAAAATTAGACTCAAATGAAAACTAAAGAAATCGTTTTAACATGGTTTAGGAAATGGGAGCAGGGAGATTTTATAAACCTGCCGCTATCCACTGGTTTTGAACACACTAGTCCTTTTGGAACTATACGGGGAAAAGCAACATATATAGATCTGGTGGAAAAGAACCGCGATAAATTCCTGGGGCAGTCCTTTTTACTCCATGATTCTTTTTTCGGTGATGAGAAAGCTTGCGTTCGTTACACGGCTACTCAGGGAGAAGACTATAATCTGGAAGTAAGCGAATGGTATTATTTCAAAGAAGAGCTCATAGATAAAGTAATCGCTTACTACCATATAGGAGGAATCAGGGAAGAGCGAAAATTAAGGCAATAGAATATTTTATTTGTACCTTAAAGAACCTAAAAAGGACGTGATGAAGTCAATGACATGTAGACAACTGGCCGGGGCTTGTGATCTTGTATTTTACGCTGAAACTTTTGAAGACATTGCCTCTCAGAGTAAAAAACACGGGATGGAAATGTTCCAGAAGGGAGACAAAGCCCACCTCGCCGCCATGAAAGAAATGAAGTCGAAGATGAAGACACCGGATGATTTTGATCGATGGATGAAAGAAAAGAGAAAGGAATTTGATGCCCTTCCGGATAGTTAAAAAATCCTTGATTAATCTGCTCCCGTTGGTTTGAATAAATACGGCTCAGGAAATTACTTAAAATAGAAGTAAAAAATGAAAAATTCATTGCTCAGCGTACTGATGGTCTTTCTCTTTATATTCTCTTGCCGTCCTCAGAATAAAGAGGAGAAGATTTCACTGGTCGGAGGGCCTTGTGAAGGCTGTGAGGCCATTTATGAATATGGAAACAGACAACTGACCCCCACAGATACGCTACCTGATTTTTTTAAAACAGAACCTAAATTAAAAATTTCTGGTATCGTATATAAAAGCGATGGTAAAACACCCGCCAGTGATGTTATTCTCTATGTTTATCAAACTAATCGGGAAGGGATCTACCCTAAGAAAGGAAATGAAAAAGGATGGGCCAGGAGGGACGGGTATATTCGTGGATGGGTTAAAACCGGAAAGAATGGCCAGTATACATTTTATACTTTCCGACCTGCCTCTTATCCCAACCGAAGTGAGCCCGAACATATTCACATTACCCTCAAAGAACAGGGGATAAACGAATATTATATCGATGCATTTGTCTTTGATGACGATACCTTGCTGACAGCAGAAAGACGGACTGCGTTAACAAACAGAGGTGGCTCGGGAATCGTACGTCCGGTCCTTCAAAATGGAATCTACACAGCCGATAGGGATATTATCCTGGGTTTGAATATTCCCGACTATGAAGAGTAAGTCCCACAGTCATAATAATGCTGTACATATTAATATCAGCTGGATTTTTGCACTGATTTTCCTTTCCTTGGGGATTCTTAATCTCATCTTTATACACCCCATACCTGCCTTATTTTACGTCTTGCTGGCCCTGTTCTATTTCCCTTTTTTAAATGAACTGCTATATAAATCATTAGGTTTTACCATACCTCTATGGATTAAAACCTTGGCGGGTTTGTTGGTTATCTGGGGCACCATGGCGGTTGGTGATCTCATGGAGTTGTTTGAGGCCTGGATGCTCAAATAGGGATGATGATAACGGATCATCCCTTGCATCAGACAGTTCGGTAAGGAATAATTAGATATTGTCCATGGATTTCTTTGCTTCGTACAGATAATCTAAGAATACAATGAAACTTTTAATTATTGGAGGAACAGGGAAGACCGGAAGGCAACTTATAAAACAAGGTCTTGAACAGGGGCATGAGCTAACCGTACTGGCCAGAGCTCCTGACAAATTAAAAGTGAAGCATCCAAAACTCCATATTCTAAGAGGCGACGTCCTTGAACCTGAAACTATGGTCGAGTCTTTTCAAGGGCAGGACGCAGTTTTGTCAGCCCTGGGCCATCAACGCTTTTTTATCAAGACCACTATCCTTTCACAGGGAACAGCTAATATCATCACGGCAATGAAAAATTCCGGGGTAAACCGCCTCGTATGTATTACTTCACTGGGGATCAATGATAGTCGATACAGACTAGGATTATATTACACCCTGTTTACCGTACCTCTGATACTCTATTTCTACTTCAGGGATAAGGCTAAACAAGAAAAATTAATTATGAACAGTGAACTTAACTGGACAATCGTGCGTCCGGGACAATTGTTCAACGGGAAGAAAAGAACGAAGTACAGAATTGGTTTTAAAGTGGGGCATTATATCCTGACTAAATTCGTTTCCCGTGCAGATGTCGCCCATTTTATGCTGCGAGAAGTGCAGGAAAACAACTATCTCAAGAAAGCTGTTGGAATTACTTACTGAAAATTGATTATTGCTTAATTTCGTCAATAACGTCGTTCTACTTGCAAAAAATCTAATGCAAGCTTGAAAGGCTACATAATGACGAAAACTATATGAAAGTAGCGGTATTTAGCACAAAACCTTATGATCAGGATTATTTTGAAAGGTATACAGAGAACGAAGACCTCAGTTTTACCTATTTTGATTCGTCCCTAAATCGGGATACGGCCAATCTTGCTTCAGGATTCGGAGTCGTCTGTGTGTTTGTGAATGATACCGTAGATAAAGAAACCATCGATCTGCTTGCCCAACACGGGGTAGGGCTCATTGCCTTGCGATGTGCGGGTTATAACAATGTTGACCTGGAAGCCATAAAGGAGAAGAAAATAAAACTGGTTAGGGTTCCTGCTTATTCTCCGGAGGCAGTAGCAGAACATGCTGTTGCCCTCATCCTC
This DNA window, taken from Muriicola soli, encodes the following:
- a CDS encoding TonB-dependent receptor, coding for MKTYKEVITTSSTDIVKNFTLELANALDAVEVVSEIPVRVMGDTVVYNADSFQNGTERKLEDVLEKLPGVEINEDGQVEVEGKVVNKIMVNGKDFFDGDTKLATKNIPSKAVDKIQVLRNYSEVGQLRSVANNQDNVAMNIKLKEGKESFWFGNITAGAGASPDKELYLLQPKLFYYSPKYSLNFIGDFNNTGEVALSRRDIRNFGGGFRSPSRSSGTSLNLGDNSLNFLTSQNNALEIENKLATGNFSYSPNGSLDLSGFLIYNSSRILSRESSFIQYTDPELGIPDEATEQSSRERSNQGLLKLSASYQPDLNNQLDYDVLGRISNDSQNQNLFSSVIGNTTQLDEVTPFSVNQNLNYYYTLDENNIFALEAQHLIRDEDPFYNALLVNDPNGDDAFDNTAEALGLDTSLNNYNLGQNRRVLSNQLDAKLDYYHILNAQSNFNFTLGTILSRQEFNSNIFQFLEDGSEFNPTPNFNDGLATNDTEYNFSDLYLGIHYRLKTGKFTLTPGFSVHAYGNKNTQFGETFEDNFFRFLPDFETRIQFKKSEALTLRYEMRNQFTDVTRLARGLVLNNFNNIQFGEPDLQNALSHNVSLFYSSFNLFNYTNVFARAAYTSNIDQIRSLTNFESVIRTSTFFNSNFADENVNVFGRIQRTFGKIRTTLNASFNYSKINQFIQGQQSLNEGYTQTYTPGIRTNYKVAPNVSLRYRYSVTNNNQGGGKTKFVTNAPSVEFDAYIWKSVTFRTEYTYTNQDLGNGNSQSFQNWDATLSYRKDRDAKWEYEIRASNLLDIDSQVRNSANNLSVFTSETFIQPRFVTFRVVYAL
- a CDS encoding NAD(P)-dependent oxidoreductase, with the protein product MKLLIIGGTGKTGRQLIKQGLEQGHELTVLARAPDKLKVKHPKLHILRGDVLEPETMVESFQGQDAVLSALGHQRFFIKTTILSQGTANIITAMKNSGVNRLVCITSLGINDSRYRLGLYYTLFTVPLILYFYFRDKAKQEKLIMNSELNWTIVRPGQLFNGKKRTKYRIGFKVGHYILTKFVSRADVAHFMLREVQENNYLKKAVGITY
- a CDS encoding intradiol ring-cleavage dioxygenase; translation: MKNSLLSVLMVFLFIFSCRPQNKEEKISLVGGPCEGCEAIYEYGNRQLTPTDTLPDFFKTEPKLKISGIVYKSDGKTPASDVILYVYQTNREGIYPKKGNEKGWARRDGYIRGWVKTGKNGQYTFYTFRPASYPNRSEPEHIHITLKEQGINEYYIDAFVFDDDTLLTAERRTALTNRGGSGIVRPVLQNGIYTADRDIILGLNIPDYEE
- a CDS encoding DUF1059 domain-containing protein — translated: MKSMTCRQLAGACDLVFYAETFEDIASQSKKHGMEMFQKGDKAHLAAMKEMKSKMKTPDDFDRWMKEKRKEFDALPDS
- a CDS encoding nuclear transport factor 2 family protein, translating into MKTKEIVLTWFRKWEQGDFINLPLSTGFEHTSPFGTIRGKATYIDLVEKNRDKFLGQSFLLHDSFFGDEKACVRYTATQGEDYNLEVSEWYYFKEELIDKVIAYYHIGGIREERKLRQ
- a CDS encoding GLPGLI family protein, producing the protein MSTTVLKLSFIAALFILPLSSVAQEFQGQAYYFKKSKLELGSWGARMSEAQKKQIQMRLKNRLEKTYVLNFNKEESYFDEEDKLDAMSGATDSWGKNFSPGESYKNIRDKQLIQSQEFYGKLFLVKDDLPAIKWKIGKETKKIGEYLCIKAMATIPSDQLTWYDFSWGQLRNSEQNEDQDGETDEPQIALTVVEAWYTPQIPVAHGPGEFWGLPGLILEVSADDTVMLCSKIIMNPKNKLKIEAPDKGKEISKEAYKNTITMKMKEMRDNRGRRRSR